The genomic DNA TCCTCGCCTTCTTCGACAGCTTCCGCTATCCCCTCGCCGGAGAGTTTTCGATGGATATCGATATGGCGCGGGTCAACAAGATACCCGGGGATTGGGGACTCGAAGTAGGGGTGCTCGCCGAGGTCTACCGGAACACCTCGCTGCGAAGGGTCTGCCAGGTCGACATAGCGGAAAACTACGAGCACAAGCATCAGGCGCTCTCTCCCGACGATGCCTCGAAGGGGCTCCACAAGATGGCGGTGGACATATGCAAATCGATCTTCCGGACCCTGGCCTCGGAGGGGATCGTCTTTTCGAGCGGGTTCTTCAAGACGCTGGTCGCAGCCTATGTGCGGACCGCCCAGGATATGCTCAAGCGGTACGAGGATGATGCTGCGATCAACGGTCTCTTCTTCGACCGGCACGAAGAGAGCCTCGCCATGGAGACCTTCACCAACGGCATCCGGAAAGCGGCGGAGATCATTACCGAGGACCCTCTCGGCGTGCCGCTGATCTCGAGCTGGGACAGGGTGACCTCGGCAATCCCCGATATTCTCCCGCGGATCCGGACGGCAGTCGAAGAAGACAACGCTTAACCTGCAGGAGAAGCAAGAACGACCCATGATCGATTTCGGTGCGCTCAAACGATGGGGTTTCATCCTGGCGGCCCTCGTGATCGTGATCGCCGCCGGCAATGCCGCCGCCCTCTGCGTTACGGGACAGACGAAGATGCGCGAAGGGCCGGGCAATCACTACAAGGCAAGGTGGGATATATACGCGTTCACGCCGGTGGTGCGCGTCGGGACATCGCTGTCAGGGGAGTGGTATGCGGTGCGCGACAGCGACGGCGATGTGGGGTGGGTCCGGAAGCGGCTGCTGACGTCCCGGTACCGCTGCGCGGTTGTCACAGCTGACGAGGTGAATGTGCGCACCGGTCCCGGTACGCGCTATCCCCTCAGCGCTGCGGGAAAGGCGATGAAGTACTATTCCTACCGGGTCGTGCAGCAGAAAAAGCAGTGGGGCAAGCTCTCGGACGAGTGGGGAAACCGGGGATGGGTTCACCGGGATTATCTCTGGATACAATGAGAAGGAGTTCATGACGAGGAGGAAGCGGTTATGAGGATCGCTGCAGCGGTGCTGGCAGTCATGAGTGCGATTGCGGCAGCAGTATGGTACGGCATTCCGGTGGTGATCGAGAGGGAGACGGCGGATCTGCGGCAGCGGCTGGAGCGCATCGAGGCCTTTATCAGAAATGAGGAGGAAGCGCGCAAAGCCGCTGTGCTGCCCCCTGATGCGGACGCGCAGAAAATCCTCAAGGCGGTCAACGCCCTCGCCGCACGGACCTCTTCCCTTGAGCGTTCCGTGACCGCACAGGCGGCCGCTGCCGAGGAGACCCTCCAGAAGCAGCGCGAGGCCAGGGAGACAGCGCTCAAGCAGCAGGCCGAAGCTCTCGAGAGCCTGAAAAAAGAGACCGCGGGTGCCCTGCAGCGGATATCGTTCGAGGCGAAGCTGGCGGCGGTAAGGGGGCATATTGCAAAGGCGCGGACGGACCTGCTGTCGAAGAACGTCACGACGGCCAGGAACGAGATGGAGCTCATCGACGCCGCCCTGGAGCGGATGAAGACCGCTGCCTCAGGAGAAAGGAAAAAGAGCATCGAGGAACTGCAGGCGACGCTCAGAAAGGCGCGGGAGGAAGCCGATGCCAACCTGTCCGCTGCGTTGAGCAGAATCGATCTGCTCTGGCATGAGACGAGCAGGATGCTGATGAGCAGCCTCTAGAGTATTCATGTGTGGTGCACAAAACCGCTGAGGAGGAACGGGGAGAGCAATGAGAAGAGCGGGTGCAAAGGCCGTCCTTGTCGCAGCCATCCTGCTGATGCTGCTGGGCGCCATTGATATGGTGGAGATGCCGGAGAGAGAAAGGGGTGAGGAAGGGGCCTACCGTGAGATAAGCGGCACCGTCGAGCGCGGCGAGACGCTCTTCACCATCTTCATGCGCAGCAAGCTGGATAGGGGGGAGCTTTTCAGG from Nitrospirota bacterium includes the following:
- a CDS encoding SH3 domain-containing protein; the protein is MIDFGALKRWGFILAALVIVIAAGNAAALCVTGQTKMREGPGNHYKARWDIYAFTPVVRVGTSLSGEWYAVRDSDGDVGWVRKRLLTSRYRCAVVTADEVNVRTGPGTRYPLSAAGKAMKYYSYRVVQQKKQWGKLSDEWGNRGWVHRDYLWIQ